The Streptomyces sp. NBC_01298 genome contains the following window.
TCGCCAGCATCTGGACGTGGGACACCGCGCGGCCGTCGAGTTTGCGGGTGAACTCCTTGTAGGTGACCCCCCTGGGCAGTGCTCCGTCCGGGACCGGCGCCCGGGAGGAGAACCCGGGTTCCGGGAAGCCGTCCGATCCGCTGGAACATCCCGCCAGTGTCACGGCCATGACCGTGGCCAGGGCGGCTGCCAGGCGCGCGCGCCTAGCCACGGAAGGCACTCAGTGCCCCCGGTGACATGCCCAGGTCGCCTATCCGGATGGTGACGTGCGAGCGCACGGAGTGGCCGGCCTCGTCCTCGTAGGTGCAGGTGAAGAAGTCGTAGCCCTGGTAGGAGGCGGGGGCCTGGTAGACCACCGTGCCGTCCGGGGCGCAGTGCAGCATGCCGTGCCGGGGGATGCCCACGCCGGTACGGCGCAGCCCGTGCTCGGCGTCCGGGGGCAGGGTGACCTGGGCGCCGGGCGGCAGGTGCAGGGCCCGGCCGGGAACGCTGTGGCGGCGGACCCAGAACCCCTGGTCCTCGATGCCGGAGCTGGGGATCAGCTTGTCGCCCTCGGCGGGCATCAGGCCGACCACCACACGCGGGAGCGTGATCGCGCCGTCGGGGGCGTCCGGCTTCACCTTCACGGTGCAGGTGTGGGTGACGGCCTCGGTGCCGGAGGCGAAGCCCATGTAGCGGCCGTTCTTCAGCAGCCGCAGGCCCGTCAGGCCGCCCATGACCACCCAGTCGCCCAGGGTGTCGCCGAGGACGTAGCCGTAGGTGCGGTACGCGCCGCCGCTGGGCGTGAGGGTCATGGCCAGGGTGAACTCCTGGCCGGGGAGCAGCGGCCGGCCCGGGTCGGCCGAGGCCGCCAGGTCGAGCACGCCGCTGAAGGCGCCCTGGGTGATCCAGGCGCGGACCACGGGGAACCAGGTCGTCGCTTCGCCGCTCATGCCGTCGCTCCCACCATCGCCGCGCCGACCCGCTCCTTGGTGAGCCGGTCGAATTCGACGTCGTCCAGGAACTGCACCGCCTGGTTCGCGTCGAACTGGTTCTCCAGGTTGCGGAAGAACGGGGCGGGCAGCAGCTCGCGCGAGCGCAGCTCGCCGGCGACGAACCGCGCGCACTCCACGGCGCCGACCGGCCGCAAGTGCGAGTTGTCCCCCACCCCGTCGGGGTAGTTGGGGTGCTCGCCCGGTTCGAGGTAGAGGAAGACCTGCTTGCAGCCCTGCGGGCCGAGCTGGCGCCACCAGGCGACGCTCCACTCGTTGAGGTCGATCAGCGGCACGGACATCTGCGCCGCCACCTCGCGCTTGGCGGCCGGGTAGAGCTTCAGCGGCCGGCGGAAGTTGCCGAACCGGTCGAAGACCGCGCGCTCGTGGCTGGGGACGAGTACGGGGTGGGCGCCGCGCAGCCGGGTCTCGATGACGTAGCGCCGCAGGTTGCCCTGGTAGTCGTCGAAGGGCTCGGTGTGCAGTCCGGCCCCGGGCTTCATGTCGTTGGGACCGAAGGAGATCAGGTGCAGGTCGCCGGGACGGATGTTCTCCATGATCCAGCCGAGCCTGCCGCGCTCCATGAAGCTCTTGGTGCTGGCCCCGGCCCGGGCGCAGTTGATCACGTCCGCGCCCTGCATGAAGATCGGCATCGCCTGCCCCCAGCCGGTCATGGGCGCCATGCCGCCCTGGCGGCTGCACACGCTCGATCCGCCGGACAGGAAGATTGCCGTCATGGTGCGTCCTTCATGTGTCTCAGAACTCCCCGAAGCCTCGTGCCCCGAGGTGCAGCTGCGCCCGCTGGTCGCCGACGATGTTGGCGTCCATGGATTCGATGACCTGGAAGGCCCGTTCGCAGTTGGAGGTGTCGCGCAGGACGAAGAACTCCTCGGCGCGCCGCCGGTACTGCGATTCCACCTCGAACTGCCGCTCGATGGTGGCGATGATCTCCTGGACGGCGTGGTCGACCGTCCGGCAGGCGGGTCCGAAGCCGTCCCGCGCCAGATCGAAGTAGCCCCGCTTGTAGTGCTTGCTGTAGAAGGACTCGTCGTCGAAGTTCGTGTAGACGATGGGCTTGCCCATGTACGCCACGTCGAAGAACACCGATGAGTAGTCCGTGACCAGCATCGAGCACTCGCGCATCGCGAGCTGCACGTCGCGGCCCGTCGTGGACACCGTGACCGACGGATGGTCGATCTTGAAGTGGTTCAGGTAGGGGCGGATCTCGTAGTGCGGCATGAACTCCAGTTCCACGCCGTAGTACTGGATCGCGCTCAGCAGCCGTTCGTTGCGCAGCAGCGCGGAGAAGAACCGGTAGTACTCGGACGCGGCGAAGGGGATCTCGGGCTTGGCCGCCTTGTTGTACGAGGGCGCCACGATGTCGCGGCGCCAGGTCGGCATGACCAGGATCCGCCGCGGTCCGTTCACCGGCTCCAGGGCGTCGAAGCGGGGCAGACCCGTCGCCGCGACGCGGGCGTAGCCGTAGCCGCAGTGCTCGGCGTAGTACGAGCGCTCGCTGCGCCCCGTGGTGAGCACCATGTCGACGTTGGTGGCCTGGCCGTGGATGGAGGCCACGACGTCGTTGTAGACGACCCCGTGCTGGAGGAACACCCGCTTGTAGCGCAGCAGGTCACCGTAGCCGCGCAGGAACGCCCGCTTGAGGAGGCCCGGGAAGCCCAGGTAGGCCTCCAGGTCGTAGGCGTTGATCAGCCGTTCCGCGTGGAGCAGGTAGGCGCGGTGCTTCCATGACAGCCGGTCGATGACCTGCCCGTAGCGGGCGACCTTGTCCCAGTCGGGGGAA
Protein-coding sequences here:
- a CDS encoding rhamnogalacturonan acetylesterase — its product is MTAIFLSGGSSVCSRQGGMAPMTGWGQAMPIFMQGADVINCARAGASTKSFMERGRLGWIMENIRPGDLHLISFGPNDMKPGAGLHTEPFDDYQGNLRRYVIETRLRGAHPVLVPSHERAVFDRFGNFRRPLKLYPAAKREVAAQMSVPLIDLNEWSVAWWRQLGPQGCKQVFLYLEPGEHPNYPDGVGDNSHLRPVGAVECARFVAGELRSRELLPAPFFRNLENQFDANQAVQFLDDVEFDRLTKERVGAAMVGATA